In Lasioglossum baleicum unplaced genomic scaffold, iyLasBale1 scaffold0025, whole genome shotgun sequence, the following are encoded in one genomic region:
- the LOC143219350 gene encoding uncharacterized protein LOC143219350: MMLHSASLKLCRLCGKEKLRGTELFTDKIKGTVLISIVNKYFSKEVIDISNSDRFSKYVCIDCEHKICTFDEFYIMVANVQKQLTAPSLEIDFAESMLCQLKENDTASKNALGKQGPRKSVCPICAKSFRCQAHLNRHKRIHTGQRPFVCNICRMSFNQQEILMKHIERHQGKKQFQCANCHQSFRYKVSLKSHMMNFHMDTEKSGDSQNLHIENSCFACSDCGKQFVTKYKLQRHSRCHTGERPYHCDFCMKTFSQTSNLKVHQVKYHRLPNSLTEPRGQIQYSDQIVDCDVPATLNGYNTVDMSETELQNTINETINSTEQSGSYVSKIYENPLYIDDEIETILDRDLDQLGRSKYSTNLQDKVSLCLKQPETPELLHSLLYDDG, from the exons ATGATGCTACATAGCGCAAGTTTAAAACTATGCCGTCTTTGTGGCAAAGAAAAATTACGAGGCACAGAATTATTTACAGACAAGATTAAAGGAACGGTTTTAATTTCTATCGTAAACAAATACTTCTCTAAGGAG GtgatcgatatttcaaattCTGATAGATTTTCTAAATATGTTTGTATCGATTGCGAACATAAGATTTGTACATTCGACGAGTTTTATATTATGGTAGCAAATGTACAAAAGCAACTGACAGCTCCATCTTTGGAAATTGATTTTGCCGAG AGTATGTTATGTCAGttgaaagaaaatgatacggcgtCGAAAAATGCCTTAGGGAAGCAAGGTCCGAGGAAGAGCGTATGTCCGATATGTGCAAAGAGCTTTAGATGTCAGGCGCATTTAAACAGGCACAAACGAATTCATACTGGACAACGACCGTTTGTTTGCAAT ATTTGTAGAATGTCGTTTAATCAACAGGAGATATTAATGAAACATATAGAAAGGCACCAAGGGAAAAAGCAATTTCAGTGTGCAAATTGTCATCAATCGTTTCGTTATAAGGTATCGCTAAAGTCTCATATGATGAACTTTCATATGGACACGGAAAAATCTGGTGATAGCCAAAATTTGCATATAGAAAACAGTTGTTTCGCTTGTTCGGACTGTGGAAAACAATTTGTaacgaaatataaattacaaagaCATTCAAGGTGTCATACCGGCGAAAGACCGTATCATTGCGATTTCTGCATGAAAACATTCTCGCAAACTAGTAATTTAAAAGTGCACCAAGTCAAGTATCATCGACTGCCTAATTCTCTGACCGAACCGAGAGGCCAGATTCAATATAGCGACCAGATAGTTGATTGCGATGTACCTGCAACACTGAACGGTTACAATACGGTCGATATGTCGGAGACCGAGTTACAAAACACGATAAACGAGACCATCAATTCTACGGAACAAAGCGGTTCATACGTGTCGAAAATTTATGAAAATCCTTTGTACATCGATGATGAAATTGAAACAATTTTAGACCGCGATCTCGACCAACTGGGTCGAAGCAAATATTCTACAAACTTGCAGGACAAAGTGTCTCTTTGTTTGAAACAACCAGAGACACCAGAATTATTACATAGTTTACTATATGACGATGGATAG